A window of the Nitrospira sp. genome harbors these coding sequences:
- a CDS encoding methyltransferase domain-containing protein, whose amino-acid sequence MKFWRAFKAEINRQAYLHTGRRPWSRGYGEYRQSEIQRILDHGLFSADQLPQHYGFRLDERVIEYPWLFNRLRADEGVLLDAGSVLNHRFLLERAVFRNKRVFISTLAPEPISFNALGVSYVYEDFRDSGFKNDYFDWIVSLSTLEHVGMDNTMLYTSDVSKREDAPLAYLGVVQELKRVLKPGGHFYVTVPFGKAQTYGWFQIFDAPMVDALIQAFAPTSCSEFHFRYLPEGWRVSTREQSAGSTYFDIHNTKTYDADFAAASRAVVCLDLLK is encoded by the coding sequence ATGAAATTCTGGCGAGCGTTCAAGGCTGAGATCAATCGACAGGCGTATCTACATACCGGTCGTCGGCCATGGTCCAGAGGGTATGGTGAATATCGACAAAGTGAGATACAGCGAATACTCGATCATGGACTGTTTAGTGCCGACCAGCTTCCTCAACACTACGGTTTCCGACTTGACGAGCGGGTGATCGAGTATCCCTGGCTGTTCAATCGTCTTCGTGCCGATGAGGGGGTCCTCTTAGACGCGGGATCCGTTCTCAACCATCGCTTTCTGCTAGAACGAGCGGTATTCAGAAATAAACGCGTGTTCATTTCTACTCTTGCGCCGGAGCCCATTTCATTTAATGCGTTGGGTGTGTCGTATGTTTACGAAGATTTTCGAGACAGTGGCTTTAAGAACGACTACTTCGATTGGATCGTCAGCCTCTCGACCCTGGAGCATGTCGGGATGGATAACACGATGCTGTACACGAGTGATGTCTCTAAAAGGGAAGACGCTCCTCTTGCCTATTTGGGTGTGGTACAAGAACTCAAGCGCGTTCTGAAACCTGGAGGGCATTTCTATGTGACCGTTCCGTTCGGAAAAGCCCAGACTTACGGATGGTTTCAGATATTCGATGCGCCGATGGTCGATGCACTCATTCAGGCGTTTGCTCCCACCTCGTGTAGCGAATTTCACTTCAGATACTTGCCCGAGGGGTGGAGGGTGTCGACGCGCGAGCAATCTGCCGGCTCGACCTATTTCGACATTCATAACACCAAAACCTATGACGCTGACTTTGCTGCCGCATCGAGGGCGGTCGTCTGTTTAGATCTCCTCAAGTAA
- a CDS encoding glycosyltransferase, whose product MVQGSTFVIRVGLILTFDGTTWLGGVSYFRNLLRALRDLPHPRIEPIIFCGERTEESVLAQFPAQTTVRSSLLDVGSSSWNARRISAKLCGRDLLLEGLLQRHGIQVLSHQGFFGGLRRIPALGWIPDFQERHLPEFFSPTEIRARVRKRNLFCRVCPVVILSSQDARQDLEALDRRCASKAKILHFVADARAPSEEVTCATTRRLGVTQPYFHLPNQFWNHKNHLLVVEALRLLQERGVKARVVATGNTSDYRQPAYFNALMQRVRDGGVEGCFAMLGTVAYEDLYALMVGSVAVINPSRFEGWSTTVEEAKSLGKMVLLSDLGVHREQAPKRSWYFSPDKAEELAAGMAATLESYDSGVEREAIREAQASLPERRRAFAMAYENIVLEAAV is encoded by the coding sequence ATGGTTCAAGGCTCGACGTTTGTGATTCGTGTCGGCCTTATCCTGACGTTTGACGGAACAACATGGTTGGGGGGAGTCAGTTACTTCCGAAACCTACTCCGTGCGTTGAGAGACTTGCCGCATCCTCGCATTGAACCGATCATCTTCTGCGGTGAACGCACGGAGGAGAGCGTGTTGGCGCAGTTTCCTGCTCAAACCACAGTACGCTCATCGTTGCTGGATGTGGGCAGTTCGTCATGGAATGCACGTCGTATCAGCGCCAAGCTGTGCGGAAGAGACCTATTGCTGGAAGGTCTGCTCCAGCGTCATGGCATCCAGGTGCTCTCCCACCAAGGATTTTTCGGTGGTTTGAGGCGGATTCCGGCGCTCGGCTGGATACCGGATTTTCAGGAGCGACACCTTCCTGAATTTTTCTCCCCAACGGAGATCAGAGCCAGGGTCAGAAAACGCAACCTATTCTGCCGCGTATGTCCCGTCGTTATTCTCTCAAGCCAGGATGCCCGACAAGATCTGGAAGCCCTCGATCGGCGATGTGCAAGCAAGGCAAAGATCCTTCACTTCGTCGCTGATGCCAGGGCTCCTTCCGAGGAGGTGACATGTGCCACGACGAGGCGGCTGGGGGTTACCCAGCCCTATTTTCATTTGCCGAACCAGTTCTGGAATCATAAGAATCACTTGCTGGTGGTGGAGGCCCTCCGACTCTTGCAGGAGCGAGGCGTGAAGGCACGAGTCGTCGCCACCGGCAACACCTCCGACTACCGTCAGCCGGCCTACTTCAATGCGCTCATGCAACGGGTACGCGACGGGGGTGTCGAGGGGTGTTTCGCCATGCTGGGTACGGTGGCGTACGAAGATCTGTACGCTCTTATGGTAGGTTCGGTGGCGGTCATCAATCCGTCCCGGTTTGAAGGCTGGAGCACCACGGTTGAGGAGGCGAAATCGCTCGGTAAGATGGTCCTGTTGTCGGATCTTGGCGTGCATCGGGAACAGGCTCCAAAACGAAGCTGGTACTTTTCGCCGGACAAGGCCGAAGAACTGGCAGCCGGTATGGCTGCGACGCTGGAGTCCTACGATTCCGGCGTTGAGCGCGAGGCGATTCGGGAAGCCCAGGCCTCTTTGCCGGAACGCCGTCGCGCATTCGCCATGGCCTATGAGAACATCGTCCTAGAGGCTGCGGTATGA
- a CDS encoding UpxY family transcription antiterminator has translation MNEFMPAPRWYALRTKSRHEKLVRDQLDKQGIEPLLPTVKRLSQWKDRKKEIEVPLFSGYCFVRFSQPEKTPVQKIVGVVEIVGSGSRPEAIPEQEIAALRRLMMSVLPYDPHPYLHEGMRVEVVRGPLQGVQGILLRKEKRHRLVIGVRVVQQAAVVEIDVNDVVPM, from the coding sequence ATGAACGAGTTCATGCCCGCACCTCGCTGGTACGCACTCCGTACCAAATCACGCCATGAAAAACTGGTACGAGATCAGTTGGACAAGCAAGGAATCGAGCCGTTGCTGCCGACGGTCAAACGGCTGAGCCAGTGGAAGGACAGGAAAAAGGAAATCGAGGTCCCGCTGTTCTCCGGCTATTGTTTCGTGCGGTTTTCTCAGCCCGAAAAGACGCCGGTGCAAAAGATCGTGGGCGTCGTCGAAATCGTCGGCAGCGGAAGTCGACCCGAAGCGATCCCTGAGCAAGAAATCGCTGCGCTACGCCGCCTCATGATGAGCGTGCTTCCGTATGATCCCCATCCCTATCTCCATGAAGGGATGAGGGTGGAAGTCGTTCGGGGCCCTTTACAGGGAGTTCAAGGCATTCTCTTACGGAAGGAAAAGCGACATCGACTCGTGATCGGAGTTCGAGTGGTCCAGCAGGCCGCAGTAGTAGAAATCGACGTGAACGATGTCGTACCGATGTGA
- a CDS encoding class I SAM-dependent methyltransferase: MNSHKQNVPELSSWEEAVLRLRHQPDQWALVRACFYDDPLVEAAQRYHASTEWRAVCPYLPKEQGQALDLGAGRGIASYALARDGWRVTAVEPDPSAVVGAEAIRKLAKETGLPIEVVAQYGEALPFPDHCFDLVHCRAVLHHARNLSALCREVSRVLKPGGISIATREHVISRKADLPAFLESHPLHRLYGGEHAYLLSEYQAAIQAAGLKMTHVLNPYASDINLFPDSRAELKRRIADRLYLPWATLVPGFMIDWLGKRLDQPGRHFSFVAEKPLDA; the protein is encoded by the coding sequence GTGAACTCACACAAGCAGAACGTGCCTGAATTGTCATCGTGGGAGGAGGCCGTTCTCCGGCTTCGTCACCAACCCGATCAGTGGGCACTTGTGCGGGCGTGCTTCTACGACGATCCACTGGTAGAAGCGGCACAACGTTACCATGCAAGTACGGAATGGCGAGCAGTGTGTCCCTATCTTCCGAAGGAGCAGGGTCAGGCGCTCGACCTTGGCGCCGGCCGGGGCATCGCTTCCTATGCATTGGCACGCGACGGATGGCGAGTAACCGCCGTGGAACCTGATCCGAGCGCTGTTGTCGGTGCCGAGGCCATCAGAAAATTGGCTAAGGAGACTGGTCTTCCTATCGAAGTGGTAGCTCAGTATGGCGAAGCGCTTCCCTTCCCAGATCACTGCTTCGATCTTGTTCATTGTCGCGCCGTGCTCCATCATGCGCGCAATCTTTCAGCACTGTGCCGAGAAGTCAGTCGGGTGCTCAAACCAGGGGGGATTTCCATTGCTACGAGAGAACATGTGATTTCCCGGAAAGCCGATCTCCCCGCATTTCTCGAGTCTCATCCTCTCCATCGCTTGTACGGCGGCGAGCACGCCTATCTCCTCAGCGAATATCAGGCGGCGATCCAAGCTGCAGGTCTCAAGATGACTCACGTGTTAAATCCCTATGCGTCCGACATCAATTTGTTTCCCGATTCGCGCGCTGAATTGAAGCGACGAATTGCGGACCGACTGTATTTGCCCTGGGCGACACTTGTCCCCGGATTCATGATCGACTGGCTTGGGAAGCGCCTCGACCAGCCGGGCCGCCACTTTTCATTCGTCGCCGAGAAGCCGTTGGATGCCTAG
- a CDS encoding NAD-dependent epimerase/dehydratase family protein yields MPSKVLVTGAAGFIGRHVARRFSEAGWSVIGLGHGTWSFEEARSWGIEEWHAADISFDALSALVAVPDALVHCAGSGTVGYSLSHPYQDFQRSAGTAAAVLEYVRLRAPLTRLVLLSSAAVYGQGGTEAVREDGPLNPVSPYGVHKMFGEMLCRMYGAQYGVSSAVVRFFSVYGDNLRKQLLWDACNRAASGDLTFAGSGEETRDWLHVMDAAELLFTAVEYASSLSPVVNGGTGDSPTIAEVLEVLFYGLGIHEKPVFSGMARQGDPLHYRADVDAARRWGWRSKVGWRDGVRAYAQWFKARRL; encoded by the coding sequence ATGCCTAGCAAGGTTCTCGTCACCGGTGCGGCCGGATTTATTGGTCGGCATGTCGCCAGGCGGTTTTCAGAGGCCGGATGGTCCGTCATCGGATTGGGCCATGGCACATGGTCTTTCGAGGAAGCCCGGTCATGGGGTATAGAGGAGTGGCATGCAGCCGACATCTCGTTCGATGCGCTCTCGGCGTTGGTAGCGGTGCCCGATGCCCTCGTCCATTGTGCGGGCAGTGGGACCGTCGGGTATTCGTTGAGCCATCCGTATCAAGATTTTCAACGAAGTGCAGGGACTGCAGCGGCAGTCTTGGAATACGTGAGACTGCGCGCACCGCTCACGCGCCTCGTTCTATTGTCAAGCGCAGCCGTTTACGGGCAAGGAGGGACAGAGGCTGTTCGAGAAGATGGTCCATTAAATCCAGTGTCCCCATACGGTGTTCACAAGATGTTCGGGGAAATGTTGTGCCGGATGTATGGAGCGCAGTATGGAGTTTCTTCTGCGGTGGTACGATTCTTCTCCGTGTACGGGGACAACTTACGGAAGCAGTTGTTGTGGGATGCGTGCAATAGAGCTGCAAGTGGAGATCTGACTTTTGCCGGGTCGGGGGAGGAGACGCGCGATTGGCTTCACGTCATGGATGCGGCTGAGTTACTGTTCACTGCAGTCGAGTATGCATCATCGCTTTCTCCGGTGGTCAATGGAGGTACGGGCGATTCCCCAACGATCGCCGAGGTGTTGGAAGTGCTGTTTTATGGCCTTGGTATCCATGAGAAACCGGTCTTTTCCGGAATGGCTCGACAGGGAGATCCGCTCCACTATCGGGCTGATGTGGACGCGGCACGGCGGTGGGGTTGGCGTTCGAAGGTTGGCTGGCGGGACGGCGTGCGAGCGTACGCCCAATGGTTCAAGGCTCGACGTTTGTGA
- a CDS encoding four helix bundle protein, which produces MAIIRFEDLEVWQESTSLAVEIYAVSKDGSFSQDFGFRDQLRRSAVSIASNIAEGKERETIPELIRHLYIAKGSSGELKTQLFIAERVGYIGSDRAKDLRQAAEKISAKLGALIRTLKAK; this is translated from the coding sequence ATGGCCATAATCCGGTTTGAGGATCTTGAGGTATGGCAGGAATCTACTTCGTTGGCGGTTGAGATATATGCCGTCTCGAAAGATGGCAGCTTTTCACAGGATTTCGGTTTCAGGGATCAACTGCGACGATCGGCTGTTTCGATTGCTTCAAATATCGCCGAAGGCAAGGAGCGAGAGACGATTCCGGAGTTGATTCGCCATCTCTATATCGCAAAAGGATCATCCGGTGAACTCAAGACGCAGCTTTTCATTGCCGAGCGAGTGGGTTACATCGGGTCAGACCGTGCCAAAGATCTCAGACAAGCCGCTGAGAAGATCAGCGCCAAACTCGGCGCTTTGATTCGAACACTCAAAGCGAAGTAG
- a CDS encoding winged helix-turn-helix transcriptional regulator, with amino-acid sequence MLSELERDGAVTQRSLATKLGVALGLTNLYLKRLVRSGYIKITTIPSHRGRYVLTPQGLAEKSRLAYLYMEYSLSHYRDMRTRLRGALSDTAQNGTKRVVIYGTGELAEMAYLSLREMHMTLVGFVDDSRQEAFLSYPVWPPEVLSEWEFDAVLLADFDQAAGHRATLQQRLVPDGKIIALAPSF; translated from the coding sequence TTGCTGAGCGAGCTGGAGCGCGATGGTGCGGTCACCCAGCGGTCTCTTGCGACAAAGCTAGGGGTTGCTCTAGGTCTGACGAATCTCTATCTTAAGCGGTTGGTGCGGAGCGGCTATATTAAAATAACCACGATTCCCTCACACCGGGGTCGGTATGTACTGACTCCACAAGGGCTTGCTGAGAAATCCAGGCTGGCCTATCTCTATATGGAGTATTCCCTGTCTCACTACCGCGATATGCGGACGCGGCTACGAGGAGCGCTGTCTGATACGGCCCAAAACGGAACGAAACGGGTCGTCATTTATGGAACAGGTGAACTGGCGGAGATGGCGTATCTGTCGCTCCGAGAAATGCATATGACCTTGGTTGGATTTGTAGATGATAGCCGGCAGGAGGCGTTTTTATCCTATCCGGTCTGGCCGCCGGAGGTGTTGAGTGAATGGGAATTTGATGCGGTGTTACTGGCGGATTTCGACCAGGCAGCGGGGCACCGTGCAACATTGCAGCAACGCCTCGTTCCTGATGGCAAGATCATAGCGCTGGCTCCATCATTCTGA
- a CDS encoding flippase — protein sequence MTNAIWLSSDHVYRLSISVVVNVWMARYLGPQQFGQLSFAAAFVALFSGLSTLGLDNVVVRDLARAPHTKELTLGSAWLIKFVGSGAAFILAIVVISWIRPDDVLSFWLVFLFAGVFVFQSVDVIDMWFRSALKSRLSVIPKMIAITAGALGKSGLILVGAPLIAFAWMGLAEAVVGSVALLGVFMWLGEGFNPWRIHSGRVRALLKDAFPLALSAMVIILYMRIDQVMLGELLNDEAVGMYTVATKISEVFYFIPSAFVMSLVPALVQARESDGANYLARVEEMFSIVAIGAILIAVPISVFADPLIKFVFGPNFASAAPVLQIHIWALVFAALGVASGQYLLLEGLNSILLQRTALGAAVNIMLNVLWIPRYGIVGAAWASLIAYGIATCFLFQNVVSRRCLNLMVRSLFYPRMLAVLWR from the coding sequence ATGACGAATGCCATTTGGCTGTCGTCCGATCATGTGTATCGATTGAGTATCAGTGTGGTTGTGAACGTGTGGATGGCACGGTATCTTGGCCCTCAACAATTCGGGCAACTCAGTTTTGCGGCAGCATTTGTCGCACTGTTTTCGGGACTGTCCACGCTGGGACTTGATAACGTGGTAGTTCGGGATCTTGCACGGGCGCCTCACACCAAGGAACTTACATTAGGCAGTGCGTGGCTGATCAAATTTGTAGGCTCAGGTGCGGCCTTTATCCTGGCAATAGTGGTGATCTCGTGGATCCGGCCTGATGATGTTCTTAGCTTTTGGCTGGTGTTTCTGTTTGCTGGCGTGTTTGTGTTTCAAAGTGTGGATGTGATCGATATGTGGTTTCGCTCGGCACTCAAGTCGAGGCTCTCTGTTATTCCTAAGATGATTGCAATTACTGCAGGGGCTTTGGGGAAGTCCGGCCTCATACTCGTTGGTGCTCCGCTCATCGCATTTGCATGGATGGGGCTTGCTGAGGCGGTGGTAGGGAGCGTCGCTCTGCTCGGCGTATTCATGTGGTTGGGGGAAGGGTTCAACCCGTGGCGGATCCATTCCGGGCGAGTTCGTGCCTTGCTGAAGGATGCCTTTCCGTTGGCGTTGTCCGCCATGGTGATCATTCTGTATATGCGGATCGATCAAGTCATGCTCGGCGAACTGTTGAATGATGAAGCAGTCGGCATGTACACCGTTGCAACCAAAATATCAGAGGTGTTTTATTTCATTCCTAGTGCGTTTGTGATGTCGTTGGTGCCGGCGCTTGTGCAGGCAAGGGAATCGGATGGTGCGAACTATCTCGCACGAGTGGAGGAGATGTTCTCAATAGTGGCTATCGGTGCCATTCTCATTGCCGTGCCCATCTCAGTTTTCGCCGATCCGTTGATAAAGTTTGTCTTTGGTCCGAACTTCGCTTCGGCTGCTCCGGTGCTACAAATTCATATCTGGGCATTGGTATTTGCGGCCTTAGGGGTTGCCAGTGGTCAATACCTTCTCCTTGAGGGCCTCAACAGTATTTTATTGCAGAGGACGGCATTGGGTGCGGCCGTCAATATTATGTTAAATGTTCTCTGGATACCCCGGTACGGAATTGTCGGTGCTGCGTGGGCTTCTCTGATCGCATATGGGATAGCCACCTGCTTCCTGTTCCAAAATGTAGTGTCGCGTAGATGTCTCAACTTGATGGTCAGGAGTCTGTTTTATCCAAGAATGCTCGCAGTGCTATGGCGCTGA
- a CDS encoding acyltransferase produces MRSPEHIQIGAFTHVRGELLTFAHGGQITIGNYCYIGEQSRLWSSAHIHIGDRVLIAHLVTILDNLTHPISARARHDHYRAILEKGHPKVLDLDEQPVKICDDVWIGCSSVILKGVMIGQGAIIGAGSVVTTSIPPWTICAGNPARVIRELTQAERA; encoded by the coding sequence ATGCGTTCCCCTGAACACATACAAATCGGCGCATTCACGCACGTTCGCGGCGAGCTGTTAACCTTCGCTCACGGTGGACAAATCACGATCGGCAACTACTGTTATATCGGCGAACAGAGCAGGCTGTGGTCATCTGCTCACATTCACATCGGCGACCGAGTCTTGATCGCCCATCTTGTCACGATTCTTGATAATCTGACTCATCCAATCTCGGCTCGTGCCCGCCATGATCACTACCGAGCTATCCTCGAAAAAGGACATCCCAAGGTATTGGATCTGGACGAGCAACCGGTGAAGATTTGTGACGATGTGTGGATCGGATGTTCATCTGTCATCCTTAAAGGGGTTATGATTGGGCAAGGTGCCATAATAGGAGCGGGTAGTGTCGTAACAACCTCTATTCCTCCCTGGACGATCTGTGCCGGAAATCCGGCACGAGTCATTCGTGAACTCACACAAGCAGAACGTGCCTGA
- a CDS encoding glycosyltransferase family 9 protein has translation MSMNVLIVRPDGIGDVLLSLPVATQLRRLVPGVTIGFLTSPTVAPLLDRHPDVDYVRTIRFMDPFKELRRAFTQGVEAAIFLKPFRRLMWAAWVTAVPIRVATRYRWYSLLANRHVYEHRSEFSKHESEYNVEMLKGLGLRPQPVIPPVLTLTEAERDAGAARWSRLPSPRVVVHPGGVSARRWRLDHYRDLVVALTEKGYGVLLTGSDQERAEFGKGPLPFTTFSSGVVDLMGTLSLRELMSVIANAHVVVSGATGPAHLAAALGVPAVTLFDPRRNNLPVRWKPLGTGVLLRPDVPTCEKCIGEVCPYWDCLDRFTVAKVTSAIAKVSEAPSALTVLHL, from the coding sequence ATGTCGATGAATGTCCTCATCGTTCGCCCGGACGGTATCGGTGACGTCCTGCTCTCGCTTCCCGTGGCGACCCAACTCAGGCGGCTTGTGCCGGGGGTCACGATCGGTTTTCTCACCAGTCCTACGGTCGCGCCGCTCCTCGATCGCCATCCCGATGTGGACTATGTGCGAACGATTCGCTTCATGGACCCATTCAAAGAACTCCGTCGCGCCTTTACACAAGGAGTTGAGGCGGCGATTTTTCTGAAGCCCTTTCGTCGTCTGATGTGGGCCGCATGGGTGACTGCTGTCCCAATTCGAGTTGCGACGAGGTACCGTTGGTATAGCCTATTGGCCAACCGCCATGTTTACGAACATCGCAGCGAATTTTCGAAGCATGAGTCGGAATACAACGTTGAAATGCTGAAAGGGTTGGGATTGCGCCCCCAGCCTGTAATCCCGCCCGTACTCACCTTGACGGAAGCGGAACGGGACGCCGGTGCAGCTCGGTGGTCGCGACTGCCGAGTCCTCGCGTCGTGGTCCACCCGGGAGGAGTTTCTGCGCGCCGCTGGCGGCTGGACCATTACCGTGACCTGGTCGTTGCATTGACGGAAAAAGGGTATGGTGTCCTGCTCACAGGAAGCGATCAGGAGCGAGCGGAGTTCGGCAAAGGTCCGCTGCCGTTTACGACGTTTTCCTCAGGGGTAGTGGATCTTATGGGTACTCTGTCGTTGCGGGAGCTGATGTCGGTGATCGCCAATGCTCATGTCGTCGTCTCAGGAGCGACAGGACCGGCTCATCTGGCGGCAGCCCTAGGTGTCCCCGCCGTCACCTTGTTTGACCCGCGACGAAACAACTTGCCTGTGAGATGGAAACCTCTTGGGACGGGAGTCTTGCTGCGACCGGATGTTCCCACTTGCGAAAAATGTATCGGGGAGGTCTGCCCCTACTGGGATTGTCTTGATCGATTCACTGTTGCAAAGGTCACGTCCGCAATCGCCAAGGTCTCAGAGGCCCCGTCAGCGCTGACCGTGCTTCATCTGTAA